From [Clostridium] symbiosum, a single genomic window includes:
- a CDS encoding ABC transporter substrate-binding protein, producing the protein MKKRHLLTGVMALLVSVALSACGGDKNAGGTSAGETKQQESSVDGTSNTLSEGTPVPGGSVVFGMTQDLASLDPHPETDAGTRDVVFNLYEGLVKPASDGSIVPAVASEYAISDDAKTFTFTLRDGITFHDGTPVTVEDVKYSIDRYAEIQGESSAFSMLSDVVIKDDKTIEVVLKEGDSEFLTELTLAVIPASNEDPAGNPIGTGPFKFVSYTPGQNLILEKYDGYWKEGVPSLDKVEFKFTPDVDTAFMELQAGTIDILKYLTTAQAQSLGSDYNLVEGSMNLVHGMYLNSAYEPLSNAKVRQALCYAVDRNAINNFLFGGKSRIIGSNMIPNMTKYYEPQAETVYTYDVEKARELLAEAGYPDGFALEITVPSSYSQHVDTAQIIVDQLSQAGIKATIKQVEWSTWLEEVYKNGEFEATVIGFDGTLAPGKMLQRYVSDDGKNFMHYSNAEFDHAFKEAYEAVNDAEKIAKYKEAQMILAQDAAAVYIEDPANLVAVNKKFGGYTFYPTSAEDMSLLYQVAE; encoded by the coding sequence ATGAAAAAGAGACACCTGCTTACAGGCGTAATGGCACTTCTGGTATCTGTTGCACTCAGCGCATGCGGAGGCGATAAGAATGCGGGAGGCACCTCGGCGGGAGAGACGAAGCAACAGGAGTCTTCCGTAGACGGAACCAGTAATACTCTTTCAGAAGGAACACCAGTACCAGGCGGAAGTGTTGTGTTTGGCATGACACAGGACCTGGCTAGTCTTGACCCCCACCCAGAGACGGACGCAGGAACTAGAGACGTGGTTTTCAATTTGTACGAAGGGCTTGTTAAGCCCGCTTCAGACGGCAGTATTGTGCCGGCAGTTGCCAGTGAGTATGCTATCTCAGATGATGCAAAGACATTTACTTTCACATTGAGAGACGGTATTACGTTCCATGATGGGACACCGGTAACGGTTGAAGATGTCAAATATTCCATTGATCGATATGCGGAGATTCAGGGCGAATCCTCCGCTTTTTCTATGCTTTCGGATGTGGTTATTAAGGATGATAAGACAATTGAGGTGGTTCTGAAAGAGGGCGATTCCGAGTTTTTAACAGAACTTACACTTGCAGTGATTCCTGCCTCCAATGAGGACCCGGCAGGAAACCCAATCGGCACGGGACCTTTCAAGTTTGTATCCTATACGCCGGGACAGAACCTGATCCTGGAGAAATACGATGGATACTGGAAAGAGGGAGTGCCAAGCCTCGACAAGGTGGAATTTAAGTTCACACCGGATGTGGATACCGCATTCATGGAGCTTCAGGCCGGAACCATCGATATTTTAAAATACCTGACCACAGCCCAGGCCCAGTCGCTCGGCAGCGATTACAACCTTGTGGAAGGCAGCATGAACCTGGTTCATGGAATGTACTTAAACAGTGCGTATGAACCGCTTTCGAATGCAAAAGTGCGTCAGGCACTCTGCTATGCGGTGGACAGAAACGCAATCAACAATTTCCTGTTTGGCGGAAAGAGCCGGATTATCGGTTCCAATATGATCCCGAACATGACAAAGTATTATGAGCCGCAGGCCGAGACCGTTTATACCTACGATGTGGAAAAGGCCAGGGAACTGCTTGCCGAGGCCGGATATCCGGACGGTTTTGCACTGGAAATCACGGTTCCCAGCTCCTATTCCCAGCATGTGGATACAGCACAGATCATTGTAGATCAATTGTCACAGGCGGGAATTAAGGCCACGATCAAGCAGGTAGAGTGGAGCACCTGGCTGGAAGAAGTTTATAAGAACGGCGAATTTGAAGCTACGGTAATCGGCTTTGACGGGACCCTCGCCCCGGGCAAGATGCTGCAGAGATACGTTTCCGACGACGGCAAAAACTTCATGCACTATTCCAACGCAGAATTCGACCATGCCTTTAAAGAGGCATACGAGGCGGTCAATGATGCCGAAAAGATTGCAAAATACAAAGAAGCCCAGATGATTCTGGCCCAGGACGCGGCGGCGGTCTATATTGAAGACCCGGCAAACCTGGTAGCCGTAAATAAGAAATTCGGCGGCTATACCTTCTACCCGACATCAGCGGAGGACATGTCCCTTCTGTATCAGGTAGCAGAATAA
- a CDS encoding glycerophosphodiester phosphodiesterase family protein — MIELVLVIPGVLTVSFLSLFYCCMMPEVSRKDRMKAFEKQYIAHRGYHDNASGHPENTMPAFEKAVENGYGIELDVQLTKDKVPVVIHDYDLKRAAGIDRKVEDCTFEELKSYPLFGSGETVPAFKDVLRMVAGRVPLIIELKVERKYRETCEIVASQLDYYHGTYCIESFSPLALWWFKHHRPEVVRGQLATNHRREGLKTPWYVEGILTNCLLNGFCKPDFIAYNCRFTKTFPVAMLRKFYKCKMAAWTIKSQKELENHRKYFDVFIFDSFAPEGQSRRADEAKKVTKFP; from the coding sequence GTGATAGAATTGGTTTTAGTAATACCCGGAGTATTAACCGTATCGTTTCTCTCCCTGTTCTACTGCTGCATGATGCCGGAAGTCAGCAGAAAAGACAGGATGAAAGCATTTGAAAAGCAGTATATTGCCCACAGGGGATATCATGATAATGCATCCGGCCATCCGGAAAATACGATGCCTGCCTTTGAGAAGGCGGTTGAGAACGGTTACGGGATTGAACTGGATGTACAGCTGACAAAGGACAAGGTTCCCGTGGTGATTCATGATTATGATTTAAAGAGGGCGGCAGGAATCGACAGAAAGGTTGAGGACTGCACTTTTGAGGAGCTGAAGTCGTATCCGCTGTTTGGGTCCGGTGAGACGGTTCCGGCCTTTAAGGATGTGCTCCGCATGGTGGCGGGAAGAGTTCCGCTCATCATCGAACTCAAAGTGGAGCGAAAATACAGGGAGACGTGTGAGATAGTCGCATCCCAGCTCGATTATTACCATGGTACATACTGCATCGAATCATTCAGCCCGCTCGCTCTGTGGTGGTTTAAACATCACCGCCCGGAGGTGGTAAGAGGCCAGCTGGCGACAAACCATAGAAGAGAAGGCCTTAAAACGCCCTGGTATGTGGAGGGGATTCTCACCAACTGCCTGCTGAACGGTTTTTGCAAACCGGATTTTATCGCTTATAACTGCCGGTTCACAAAGACATTTCCGGTAGCCATGCTGCGAAAGTTTTATAAGTGCAAAATGGCCGCCTGGACCATCAAGAGCCAGAAAGAACTGGAGAACCACAGAAAATATTTTGACGTATTCATATTCGACAGCTTTGCTCCGGAGGGGCAGAGCCGGAGGGCCGATGAAGCTAAAAAAGTCACAAAATTTCCATAA
- a CDS encoding ABC transporter permease, whose product MKFFIKKLITLIITLLLISFLTFAAFSIIPGDAALSRLGKDASPAQVEALREEMGLNDPLPGRYIRWIGGIATGDFGDSYRYEGTSVSSLLKDRLPVTVLLSVISLIIILVFSVPLGIAGARHAGEWSDVLTNQLTQIMMAVPPFFLGMILTYVFGLVLHFFQPGKFTLPSEDFMGSVKYLFFPALAIALPKIAMVVKFLRGSVLSEMNKDYVRTAFSKGNTKTGVLYGHILKNALIPVITFLAMVIAEILAGSIIVEQVFSVPGIGRLLITSISNRDYPVVQAIVLYITAVVVIINFIVDTLYQFLDPRVKTS is encoded by the coding sequence ATGAAATTCTTTATTAAAAAACTGATAACTCTCATTATCACATTGTTGTTAATCTCCTTTCTGACGTTTGCTGCTTTTTCGATCATTCCGGGAGACGCCGCGCTGTCGAGGCTGGGAAAAGACGCGTCCCCGGCCCAGGTGGAGGCGCTGCGGGAGGAGATGGGGTTAAACGATCCTCTGCCCGGGCGCTATATCAGATGGATTGGCGGCATTGCCACGGGTGATTTCGGTGATTCCTACCGCTACGAAGGAACCAGCGTCAGTTCCCTGTTAAAGGACCGATTGCCGGTGACCGTTCTTCTGTCGGTCATTTCGCTCATCATCATCCTCGTATTTTCCGTGCCGCTTGGGATTGCGGGCGCGCGCCATGCGGGAGAGTGGAGCGACGTCCTGACCAACCAGCTGACCCAGATTATGATGGCGGTTCCGCCGTTTTTTCTGGGAATGATACTCACCTACGTATTCGGACTGGTTCTCCATTTCTTCCAGCCGGGTAAATTTACGCTGCCGTCGGAAGATTTTATGGGGTCGGTCAAATATCTGTTTTTCCCGGCTCTGGCCATTGCGCTCCCCAAAATCGCCATGGTGGTCAAATTCCTCCGGGGTTCCGTGCTCTCGGAGATGAATAAGGACTACGTCAGGACCGCGTTCAGCAAGGGAAATACAAAAACAGGGGTTCTCTACGGCCATATCCTGAAAAATGCCCTGATTCCGGTCATCACATTTCTTGCAATGGTGATTGCGGAAATTCTGGCGGGCAGTATTATCGTGGAGCAGGTATTCAGCGTACCTGGAATCGGAAGGCTGCTTATCACCTCCATATCAAACAGGGATTATCCGGTTGTGCAGGCCATTGTGCTTTACATAACGGCTGTCGTTGTCATCATTAACTTTATCGTGGACACGTTATACCAGTTCTTAGATCCGCGCGTTAAAACGTCGTAG
- a CDS encoding YitT family protein, whose amino-acid sequence MKTLQNTIHNFTRDFSARKITLILIGAAISSFGIYNIHQQTNITEGGVLGMMLLASHWLDISPAIITPFLDIACYILAFRYLGGGFIKISVISTLSVSCFFKLWELAPPVLPDLSAYPLFAAVCGGVFVGLGVGLVVRQGGSSGGDDALALSISRVTKWRISRAYLLTDITVLIMSLSYISAGRIIFSLVTVTVSSFLIDFVNNLRLRPAA is encoded by the coding sequence ATGAAAACACTGCAGAATACAATTCACAATTTTACCCGAGACTTTTCCGCCAGGAAAATAACTTTAATCCTAATCGGAGCCGCAATCAGCTCTTTTGGTATTTACAATATCCACCAGCAGACAAATATCACGGAGGGCGGCGTGCTCGGCATGATGCTTCTTGCCAGTCATTGGCTGGACATCTCCCCTGCCATTATAACGCCGTTTCTCGATATCGCGTGCTACATTCTGGCTTTCCGGTATTTAGGAGGGGGATTTATAAAAATATCCGTTATCTCCACCCTCAGTGTGTCATGCTTCTTTAAACTATGGGAGCTGGCTCCCCCCGTACTGCCCGATCTGTCCGCTTATCCGCTTTTTGCCGCCGTCTGCGGCGGAGTTTTCGTAGGACTTGGCGTCGGCCTCGTTGTGCGGCAGGGTGGTTCCAGCGGTGGGGATGACGCGCTGGCGCTCTCCATCTCACGCGTCACAAAATGGAGGATTTCACGCGCTTATCTTCTTACCGATATCACGGTATTAATTATGTCACTGTCCTACATTTCCGCCGGACGCATTATTTTTTCACTGGTGACCGTGACCGTATCATCGTTCCTGATTGACTTTGTAAATAATTTAAGGCTGAGGCCCGCAGCCTGA
- a CDS encoding metallophosphoesterase: MAEIFMVSDTHFGDKGAIMRYEGRPFQSGREMDEALIRNWNETVSGADTVYHLGDVAWNMEKEELKTLVGKLNGRKILIQGNHDMNYSVREWMEIGFEEVYPLPVVLEGFFMLSHEPMYVNSYSPYANIFGHVHGNPMYRDKSSHSFCACVERTGYRPVPFDRIKKEMSGCPTVEEE; the protein is encoded by the coding sequence GTGGCAGAAATATTCATGGTATCAGACACCCATTTTGGAGATAAGGGAGCCATCATGAGGTACGAGGGAAGACCCTTTCAAAGCGGCCGGGAGATGGACGAGGCCCTGATTCGCAACTGGAATGAGACGGTGAGCGGAGCGGATACCGTCTATCACCTTGGCGACGTAGCCTGGAATATGGAGAAAGAGGAACTGAAAACCCTTGTGGGAAAACTGAACGGCAGGAAAATACTGATCCAGGGGAACCATGATATGAATTATTCGGTCAGGGAGTGGATGGAGATCGGCTTTGAGGAGGTATATCCCCTGCCGGTGGTGTTAGAAGGTTTTTTCATGCTGTCCCATGAGCCGATGTATGTCAATTCATACAGTCCCTATGCCAATATCTTTGGCCACGTCCACGGCAATCCGATGTACCGGGACAAATCCAGCCACAGCTTCTGCGCCTGCGTGGAACGCACCGGTTACCGGCCGGTTCCGTTTGACAGGATTAAAAAGGAAATGTCGGGGTGCCCGACGGTGGAGGAAGAGTAA
- a CDS encoding MerR family transcriptional regulator, with amino-acid sequence MKNYYKINEISKLYGIGPDSLRYYEKLGILKPRRDTNGYRLYSLKDIYKLNVIRDLRRLNFPMEKIREYLDHQSVSNTLELLKKEQELLNSQIRELQNRTVIIQERISVLTAAQSVKTGQMKIRTLPERRCVELSEPVTRDEEMDFIIKKLHRKHEDKISDFGGQSIGAFLSLEDLKKGISNVYHSVFFILEDDAEEYDFTLPGGEYLSCFYRGGYMQNAERMQEILSYLSRKGLTMAGGPFEMYEVDNRDTILEEEFLTEIQVRIKSL; translated from the coding sequence ATGAAAAACTATTACAAGATCAATGAAATTTCAAAGCTATACGGGATCGGTCCTGATTCCCTCAGATATTACGAAAAGCTGGGAATTCTTAAACCCCGCAGGGATACCAACGGTTACAGGCTTTACAGCCTGAAGGACATCTACAAACTGAACGTGATACGCGATCTGCGCAGGCTCAATTTTCCAATGGAAAAAATCAGGGAATACCTGGATCACCAAAGTGTGTCTAATACACTTGAGCTTCTCAAAAAAGAGCAGGAACTGCTGAACAGCCAGATAAGGGAACTGCAGAACAGAACCGTGATCATACAGGAACGGATTTCTGTTCTGACCGCCGCGCAGAGCGTAAAGACGGGCCAAATGAAGATCCGCACGCTGCCGGAGCGGCGCTGCGTCGAACTGAGTGAACCCGTCACCAGAGATGAGGAGATGGATTTTATTATCAAAAAGCTGCACAGAAAACATGAAGATAAAATATCCGACTTCGGCGGCCAGAGTATCGGCGCATTTTTATCCCTGGAGGATTTAAAGAAAGGAATTTCAAACGTATACCATTCCGTATTTTTTATACTGGAAGATGACGCGGAGGAATACGACTTTACCCTGCCGGGCGGAGAGTATCTTTCCTGTTTTTACCGCGGAGGATACATGCAAAACGCGGAGCGTATGCAGGAGATCCTGTCCTATCTGTCCCGCAAGGGGCTCACTATGGCAGGCGGCCCTTTTGAGATGTATGAGGTAGACAACCGTGACACGATTCTCGAAGAGGAATTTCTGACGGAAATCCAGGTCAGAATTAAAAGTCTGTAA